The window CCAAAAGCAAGTGTAATTTTGTCAAATCCACGGAAAATTTTACTAGGAGCTTTCCAATCCAAGGATTTGATATGACcaaatccaagaatttagtTCTCGGCGAATTGATTCCTACCCAAAACCCGCCCTTTTCATTCCTTTTGATGTTATCTGGGAACCCGGGGAACTGAGTCAAGACCTCAAGAGTCCCTACCTTCCATGTTTTGAgccaaaatttgaataatttgcAAGTAGTTGTCTCTACCAAGAGTAGGAATTCACCATTTTTGCTCAATGCCACTCCATTAGGAAACATGAGATTGCTCAAAAGTAGAGTCGTTTCCTTGGTTTTGGGATCAAATTTCATCAATCTTCCGGTGTTGTCACCGCTTAAAATCACGGAAATATGGTTCCTATAGATTTGGAGTGAGGAACATTCATGTAAACATTAGTGTGGAAGTAAAAAAATCAGACGTATAGCTCATGTCTTAGAGTTGATATCTTGTTATACAGTTTAACAGGTCTATATCTGTGTGACGTGTCAACTCGATCCATACCTAccgtgaaaaataatatttttcatgagtttgATCGGGCcggagatccgtatcacaaaacgGAGTTGGAAGACGATTTACAAGAGTTTTTTGTGCATGTCTTATACTTTCATATGCAACATTTTGCAAAACACTATAAAAAATCACACATACAATTTTGTGACATATTTCAATctaattaagatttaaaaacaataatgattaTTATATTGGCTTACCTTCGTGAAAAACGTGTGCTGCTGTCTGTAAAATACACAAGCCCATTACTCTGATCAATGTCCAATGAATTTGCGAACCCAAAATTAACTCCGTCCACTTGTTTTGCAAGTGGGGTACCAAGCCCACCATTTGGGCCTACTTCAATTAGGCCCATATAAGCATCGGCTACATAGAGATGGCCTGTTTGCTCGTTAAACCGCAGGCCCAATGGCCTCCCACAAATGTGCTCCATATAAGAGTGGTCATGAGGACCTCCACATCCATACCTACCATTAAAACTTTATAAATTAGTTGTAatccaaaaatttaattaaaggcCGGGGGTTTAAAAGATcataatattatgatttgtggGTCAAATTGACAATTGTTTGATTATCAGGGACGAAGCCAGAAAATATCTAATTACGCGGAAAAAAGATAcatttttaatcaaaaaataGCATAACATAGAAATTAGAGTTACCGACCAACTATAAGTCATATGACGTTGTGACATAGAAAAGAGTCGAAATTAAAGAAAGAGAAGTAGAAGAATTCGGATGAATTGGTTCACATTTTGTCTTGTCTTCTTAATCATTTTATCATTCTAattgttttatatttattttaatatatacatTAATGTATTTTGTAACAATGGCTCAATCATCACGGATGACAACGGGACGAGACAAAATCGGATTCGTCATCCCTATCCCTGCTTCCAAATTGCATCACCGCCCCATACTCTTTCCCATCCCCACTTCTTTGGGTTCGGGAAACCTCAAATCCTAACTCGTGAGATCTTAATATTCATATCCGTTTCAAAAATAGTATTGAGAAAAAGTGAGCGCAGGGTCTAGTTCGAGGAATAATCGAACCCGAACTTATTATTATCGGAGCGAATTCGGAGATGAAGATAGTATTTTCGTACTTATCCCAAACTATTTTGGGGGGAAAAAAAACTTGAACTCAAACCCAAAAATTAGTTCTCAAATCCCTCCCGTTTCAAGTGTTCACCACATGACCCACAAGAAGAATTGTCTTCCCTATCGCGGTTTGATAATAAAAGATGCACGGACCCGTGGACCCAGTCAAATTTTTACCATTAGGTGTTGCGTGGGTGGTGTTGCGTTAATGGTCGGCGTAGGGGCACACGCTTGACCGCCATCgaattgtttaatattttctttaatttaagcgtttaataaattttcatttaataaaaaaataattataaaataaataaattataaaattataaaaacataatataGAGCATAAACCAATTTAATTCCATTCTCGTACCCTTTTTTCTAATTCGATTTTCAAATCTCTTCTCTCCACGACAGACATTTATTGATTCTTACCTTTCTACTTTTAAAATGTCTACgttttatttttacattttaattCACATTTTTGGTATTGAATTTATGAAAAGTATCTAAtcactaatatatatattaaaaataaaattgaacaaATTTTGACTATCAACTGTTACAGGAATTACaatgattaaattaattttatcattttaaatatgTCATAGATTAACCATTCAAGACTTTTGTATTGTAccttgctactcatgtttatgtaattgatttatttcaaaattataaattaaatttttattattattttctattgcactgaattcatattatttttatatataataacttCTTTGttagaatatatatttaccAATATACCAATAATTACTATTTTTTGCACAGTTTTATATTACTatattcaaatttatatttttatgataatttaataaactattaaataaaaCAGTCTCCCAATCGAGTTTTCTGGCGCCGTCCCTAGCACATATGGATTTTAATACTTCGGATTTTTAGGTTTTGTTTGGGAGTACTTAGGAAGTGGATTGAAACTTGCTTGGATATAATCttgatgaaaggaaaatgtgTCTAGATTTTAAAGAAAAGTTTCTTATAAAATGTGGATAGAAATGAAAGGAAAACTAAAaagtttcttttctcttcttttaTCTCACAACTTCCAAACTAAGCCTAAATGTTGGGATGGCAAACCAAtagattttaatataattaataaatatttaaataatataataattaataaatattttttttgattacaaagcacgCTTGGGAGGGAGATCGAACTCGGAGAGAGACATCTTAAGCTGATGGGTGAGATCATTGGGCTTGAtctcaataattaataaattaataaataacttAATATCGAATATAAAGTTCTGTCATGATTGGATGTATATTGGAAacttcaaataaataataaaaatcaacaaaaaaggACTACTGATTGctttatttttctataaataaattttatctcaCTATATTGAAAGATGTGGAAATGTGGCCCCTAACCTCATTTACAAGAAATAACGCCACATGGGCCAAAATTATAGACTGATAAAAGAAACTCcgaaatatctttcttttttcaaagtatttttttttaaataaataatttacgAGTATGTGTATGGATCAGGTCGATCGTTTGAAATTATATCAAATGCATTTAAAttgtttacaaaaaaaaaaaattaatggattTTTCATGTGTTCAAATGTCGATAGAAGCTAGGGAAATTAGAAATCAccttaattaaattgatgtgtACAAATTAAATGCGTTTGAAATTCCTACTTTAGATCAATGCATGTTCAAATCAACTTCCTCTCGTCCAAACCAAGAAATAGAAAATTCCCTTCCCTTCCCTTCCCTTCCATAAAGCTACTAACTCAATTTAACACTTGAATTATGTCTCAAGTGAATGAGTAATGGATTTTAATTTGCCCAAGAactaaaatttcgaaaattccaaaCTTACCAATCAACTCATAACTGTGATTAAATTAGGTTCCCACCATTTTTTTAATGCGACATGGAATTCGACTcactatattattattattattattattattattattattattattattattattatatggcGCCCATCTAGTTTCGTTTTCATGCAGCTAACTTTTTCAATAAGAAagatcagttttttttttttgatgagGCGTGAAGGTAAGAAGAGACAGAAGACTAGATACAGTTGGTTGGTTGTAAGAAATCTCTTCTTTCTTGTCTCTCAGTTATTGAACTCTTCTCCCTTCTTTCCTTTCTTCCTCCCTTTCACATATTAtgttttaacaaattttttaatttatacatGAATcccttgtaaaaaaaaaaaaccgaaatcGATGGAGAATCTTAAAACCGCCATCGACCCCTTATCCACTTTTCTTCACTGTGTGTTTTTGGTATAAACAAGGACATAATATAAGCAAACTGCACGTATGTATATACCATATCTTCACGAAATGCAAAACTGAACATACAACACAACACGTATGGAATAATAATATAACCAGATTACGTACTCACCTCTCGGGCGAGGTCACGGCAAAATCCACCCAGCGGCTTTCGTTTGCTTGCCACCGGATAATCCTCCCATCAGAAACTCCGGTGTAGGGGCCGCTGCCGGTGACGTCGAACGCGAAGCTCTCCGGCCCAACGGCTCCATCGGGTAGCCATATCAACTCGTGTTCATTTCCCGACAGTACTAAGGTTTCGTTCTTGAAAGAATTTTTGGTCCAAATCTGAACATTGCCGAATGACACTAAAAGGGTTGCTACAAACACAATCGCCGTTGCAATTGAATGGAGCTTTAAGGTCATTGGTTTGGCTAAAAAAATTGGTTGGATTCTGGCCATTAAGGTCATTGGTTTGGCTAAAAAATTGGTGGGATTCTTGCCATATATAGtatcatatatacatatatatatatacacacacacatagtaCGAGACAGGAATGTGGTGGAGTTGTTTACGTTAACTTGAAACGTGAGTTAAGCCTAGTGTGTTGGCAAGGCTAAAATATGGGGTCTCTTTGAACGTCGTGTCCCTAAGCTGGCTTAGCATCTCTTGAAAATGTGGCACACAATAAATTTCCAGTCATCTTCAAT of the Primulina huaijiensis isolate GDHJ02 chromosome 1, ASM1229523v2, whole genome shotgun sequence genome contains:
- the LOC140982962 gene encoding protein STRICTOSIDINE SYNTHASE-LIKE 2-like, which gives rise to MTLMARIQPIFLAKPMTLKLHSIATAIVFVATLLVSFGNVQIWTKNSFKNETLVLSGNEHELIWLPDGAVGPESFAFDVTGSGPYTGVSDGRIIRWQANESRWVDFAVTSPERYGCGGPHDHSYMEHICGRPLGLRFNEQTGHLYVADAYMGLIEVGPNGGLGTPLAKQVDGVNFGFANSLDIDQSNGLVYFTDSSTRFSRRNHISVILSGDNTGRLMKFDPKTKETTLLLSNLMFPNGVALSKNGEFLLLVETTTCKLFKFWLKTWKVGTLEVLTQFPGFPDNIKRNEKGGFWVGINSPRTKFLDLVISNPWIGKLLVKFSVDLTKLHLLLGRFVRSPGMGIRLDEDGNVAEIFDGTKGSKWKHVSEVEEENGNLWIGSVTRPFVVKQKISRASSDKYQFL